The stretch of DNA ATGCGGCCGAAACAGGCTCGGTCTGGCGTCCCCGCTCCGGCTCAAAGGTCAATCACCGCACGCTGACGGCGGCGATGATCGACAGCCGCGATTTTCTGAACGTCAAGAAACTCGCCGAGATGCAGGTGCTTTTGCCCCCTGGCCCTCGCATCGCATTCGCCGGCGGCGCCGATTGCAACGATCATCGTCGGATCTGGGATACGCTCGACAAGGTGCGGATGAAGCACCCGGACATGGTCCTCCTCCACGGCGCGGGCCCGAAGGGCGCCGAACGGATCGCCGCCTGTTGGGCGGACAACCGCAAGGTTCCCCAGGTCGCCTTCAAACCGGAGTGGACGCGACACAAGAACGCCGCGCCCTTCAAGCGCAACGACGCGATGCTCGAGGCGCTGCCCATCGGGGTCATCGTCTTCCCGGGATCGGGGACCGTCGAGAACCTCGCCGACAAAGCCCGGAAGATGGGGATCCCCGTGTGGCGGTTCACTCCTCCGCCAGGTGCTTAAGCACCCGGCTATCCCGAAATCCGCTCCAATTTTTCGGAGCTGAAACCTCTCGCATGGCCAAGCTTTGACAGCCGTGCAGA from Methylocystis parvus OBBP encodes:
- a CDS encoding DUF2493 domain-containing protein, translating into MNDEFASLPFDPLAPDHEGQSPSSHLLDELALHGYRPLDDEPDPRPLPSSDAASLALESAVEALSSLFLGTRLEADLPDLLRSFVNLFHRKADRIDRELDDNETTQRRSQAEQDASEIRSVELGRLVAQGLMLVERRNAFEFFRDYLAELYAAETGSVWRPRSGSKVNHRTLTAAMIDSRDFLNVKKLAEMQVLLPPGPRIAFAGGADCNDHRRIWDTLDKVRMKHPDMVLLHGAGPKGAERIAACWADNRKVPQVAFKPEWTRHKNAAPFKRNDAMLEALPIGVIVFPGSGTVENLADKARKMGIPVWRFTPPPGA